One genomic segment of Primulina huaijiensis isolate GDHJ02 unplaced genomic scaffold, ASM1229523v2 scaffold14171, whole genome shotgun sequence includes these proteins:
- the LOC140965752 gene encoding proline-rich receptor-like protein kinase PERK15 produces MSSPAPVVSPPSPPTNVTSPPPSTVSPPPPEPVTSPPPPVDSPPPASTVSPPPPVPVITPPPAQSPPVISPPPSTSPPPPPSNTPPGPPLPSPTPTTPSPPPRSPPSSPSPPSPPAPSGRSSPPPPSGGAARSPPAATSSNGGSSSAVSAGLVVGIAIGGIVILAVLTLLFICCKKKRRRPQPDYYVPHPPPPPLGPKADPYGNPVHNWQQSAPAPDDHFVTIPPKHSPPLVGAIRPHQSPARAPLPPPPPPPPYLSSSGGSGSHYSGPETLPPHPSPGMSLGFSKSTFTYEELSMATDGFSTANLLGQGGFGYVHRGVLPNGKEVAVKQLKAGSGQGEREFQAEVEIISRVHHKHLVSLVGYCITGSQRMLVYEFVQNNTLEFHLHGNGRPTMDWPTRLKIALGAAKGLAYLHEDCHPKIIHRDIKASNILLDFNFEAKVADFGLAKFSSDANTHVSTRVMGTFGYLAPEYASSGKLTEKSDVFSFGVMLLELITGRRPFDTSQSFMDDSLVDWARPLLTRALEDGNFDALIDQRLQRNYNQNEMARIVACAAACVRHSAKRRPRMSQVVRALEGDLSLSDLNEGIKPGQSSMYSSHGSSDYDTAQYNDDMKKFRKLALASGDYGSSGQYSNPTSEYGLYASSSSGEAQQTREMEIGKLKTEGQR; encoded by the exons ATGTCTTCGCCTGCGCCGGTGGTGTCTCCGCCGTCTCCACCGACAAACGTCACCTCTCCTCCACCATCCACCGTATCACCACCTCCGCCTGAACCCGTAACCTCGCCGCCTCCTCCCGTCGACTCCCCGCCACCCGCTTCCACTGTCTCCCCGCCCCCGCCTGTACCCGTCATCACTCCCCCACCTGCTCAATCTCCTCCGGTCATCTCGCCGCCACCGTCCACTTCTCCTCCTCCGCCTCCATCCAACACGCCTCCGGGGCCCCCGCTGCCATCACCTACCCCGACAACACCCTCTCCTCCACCAAGATCACCTCCATCATCGCCTTCCCCTCCCTCACCGCCGGCGCCATCCGGTAGGAGTTCTCCACCTCCGCCATCGGGAGGTGCGGCGAGATCTCCGCCGGCTGCGACGTCTTCTAATGGCGGGTCATCTTCAGCGGTATCAGCTGGACTTGTTGTTGGGATAGCTATTGGAGGCATTGTAATACTTGCGGTTTTGACTTTACTTTTCATATGCTGCAAGAAAAAGAGAAGAAGACCACAACCTGATTACTACGTACCCCATCCTCCTCCTCCACCCCTTGGGCCTAAAG CCGACCCGTATGGAAACCCGGTTCACAATTGGCAGCAGAGTGCGCCAGCACCAGATGATCATTTTGTCACAATCCCACCTAAACATTCTCCCCCACTGGTTGGTGCCATAAGACCACATCAATCACCAGCACGTGCACCTTTACCTCCTCCTCCGCCACCACCTCCGTACTTGAGCAGCAGTGGAGGTTCTGGTTCCCATTATTCAGGGCCCGAAACTCTGCCTCCGCACCCTTCACCAGGAATGTCTTTAGGGTTTTCGAAAAGCACTTTTACTTATGAAGAGCTGTCAATGGCAACCGACGGGTTTTCCACCGCCAATCTTCTTGGGCAAGGCGGTTTTGGTTATGTGCACCGGGGTGTCCTGCCAAATGGTAAAGAGGTTGCAGTTAAGCAGTTAAAGGCTGGAAGTGGACAAGGGGAACGCGAGTTCCAGGCTGAAGTTGAGATCATCAGCAGAGTGCATCATAAGCATCTTGTTTCATTGGTTGGATACTGCATCACTGGGTCGCAGAGAATGCTCGTATATGAATTTGTTCAAAATAACACCCTGGAATTTCACTTGCATG GAAATGGAAGACCTACAATGGATTGGCCCACACGATTGAAGATAGCTCTAGGTGCTGCGAAAGGGCTTGCATATCTTCATGAAGATT gtCATCCAAAAATCATCCACAGAGACATCAAGGCTTCCAATATTCTTTTGGATTTCAATTTTGAAGCAAAG GTTGCAGATTTTGGTCTCGCTAAGTTCTCTTCTGATGCCAATACTCATGTCTCCACACGAGTGATGGGAACTTTTGG GTATTTGGCCCCAGAGTATGCTAGCTCTGGAAAGCTTACTGAAAAATCCGATGTATTTTCCTTTGGAGTCATGCTTCTTGAATTGATCACCGGACGGCGTCCGTTTGATACTAGTCAATCTTTCATGGATGATAGTTTGGTAGACTGG GCAAGACCATTGCTCACCCGAGCGCTTGAAGATGGAAACTTTGATGCACTCATTGATCAGCGGCTGCAAAGGAATTATAATCAAAATGAGATGGCTCGAATTGTAGCTTGTGCCGCTGCTTGTGTGCGTCACTCGGCTAAGCGCAGGCCACGGATGAGCCAG GTGGTAAGGGCTTTGGAAGGAGACCTCTCTCTGTCCGATCTCAACGAAGGAATCAAACCGGGGCAGAGCTCCATGTACAGTTCTCATGGAAGTTCAGATTACGACACCGCTCAATACAACGATGACATGAAAAAGTTCAGGAAATTGGCACTCGCTAGCGGAGACTATGGAAGCAGTGGCCAATACAGCAATCCAACAAGCGAGTACGGATTATATGCATCCAGCTCGAGCGGTGAAGCCCAACAAACCAGAGAAATGGAGATAGGCAAGTTGAAAACGGAGGGTCAACGGTGA
- the LOC140965757 gene encoding uncharacterized protein isoform X3 produces the protein MSREGDWMCCACHHLNFKKRESCQRCSCPKYATESDVSSYADELQKTEILAGDWYCGALNCGVHNYASRTSCFKCGAMKDYYGYGAAVVASAGYGYDSIPGWKNGDWICSTMGCGMHNYASRTECYKCRTPRDYGGEM, from the exons ATGAGCAGGGAAGGAGATTGGATGTGCTGTGCATGCCATCACCTCAACTTCAAGAAACGTGAGTCGTGCCAACGTTGTAGTTGTCCCAAATATGCTACAGAATCTGATGTCTCCTCGTACGCCGACGAATTGCAGAAGACAGAAATTTTAGCCGGAGACTGGTACTGTGGCGCCTTGAACTGTGGCGTGCACAACTACGCGAGCCGAACGAGCTGCTTTAAGTGCGGAGCAATGAAGGACTATTATGGATACGGTGCAGCAGTTGTTGCATCCGCTGGCTATGGATACGACTCCATTCCTGGTTGGAAAAATGGCGACTGGATTTGCTCAAC AATGGGATGCGGCATGCACAATTATGCTAGCAGGACAGAATGTTACAAATGCAGGACCCCGAGAGATTATG GGGGAGAAATGTGA
- the LOC140965757 gene encoding uncharacterized protein isoform X1 yields MSREGDWMCCACHHLNFKKRESCQRCSCPKYATESDVSSYADELQKTEILAGDWYCGALNCGVHNYASRTSCFKCGAMKDYYGYGAAVVASAGYGYDSIPGWKNGDWICSTRMGCGMHNYASRTECYKCRTPRDYGGEM; encoded by the exons ATGAGCAGGGAAGGAGATTGGATGTGCTGTGCATGCCATCACCTCAACTTCAAGAAACGTGAGTCGTGCCAACGTTGTAGTTGTCCCAAATATGCTACAGAATCTGATGTCTCCTCGTACGCCGACGAATTGCAGAAGACAGAAATTTTAGCCGGAGACTGGTACTGTGGCGCCTTGAACTGTGGCGTGCACAACTACGCGAGCCGAACGAGCTGCTTTAAGTGCGGAGCAATGAAGGACTATTATGGATACGGTGCAGCAGTTGTTGCATCCGCTGGCTATGGATACGACTCCATTCCTGGTTGGAAAAATGGCGACTGGATTTGCTCAAC CAGAATGGGATGCGGCATGCACAATTATGCTAGCAGGACAGAATGTTACAAATGCAGGACCCCGAGAGATTATG GGGGAGAAATGTGA
- the LOC140965757 gene encoding uncharacterized protein isoform X2, with product MSREGDWMCCACHHLNFKKRESCQRCSCPKYATESDVSSYADELQKTEILAGDWYCGALNCGVHNYASRTSCFKCGAMKDYYGYGAAVVASAGYGYDSIPGWKNGDWICSTMGCGMHNYASRTECYKCRTPRDYGRGEM from the exons ATGAGCAGGGAAGGAGATTGGATGTGCTGTGCATGCCATCACCTCAACTTCAAGAAACGTGAGTCGTGCCAACGTTGTAGTTGTCCCAAATATGCTACAGAATCTGATGTCTCCTCGTACGCCGACGAATTGCAGAAGACAGAAATTTTAGCCGGAGACTGGTACTGTGGCGCCTTGAACTGTGGCGTGCACAACTACGCGAGCCGAACGAGCTGCTTTAAGTGCGGAGCAATGAAGGACTATTATGGATACGGTGCAGCAGTTGTTGCATCCGCTGGCTATGGATACGACTCCATTCCTGGTTGGAAAAATGGCGACTGGATTTGCTCAAC AATGGGATGCGGCATGCACAATTATGCTAGCAGGACAGAATGTTACAAATGCAGGACCCCGAGAGATTATGGTA GGGGAGAAATGTGA